The window ataggaaaaataagaataatccaaatcatttttattaagagaaatatttctTAACATGGcagacgaaattaactgaagtaactgatcggaatgtggatgacccaggcgaaagtacCACAGTtcccacaatttatttgccgaacaaatatctgatgaagatggagaaaagaaacaacgagccggagtgacagatggatcaaaatccagcacgtacaaacgaccatgccgcctaccccttCCAAGTACCTTCCCCATTGCCAGATCCTCCACAAAACAACAtattgggaagaaatatgactaaacaGTTATTGGGTGTGAGtagaccaactgaaattaaattggaggagaggttagggacatgaaacacatcacgaagggtgaactaaCGATAAGCAGaaagagagaaagtcaatgatccaacagactcaataggtagtctagtgccatcggCAGTAGAAATAACCTGATTGCCgatgtagggacgaatgtcacgaagatggaaTACAACATCGGTCATATGAATGAAAACACCCGAAttgaagaaccatgtagaagatggggatatacctgacataccggcctcaaaaagggcctgaacgatttgctagagcatcgcaggagtcaacagAGATGAGAGACCTTCAACAGAAACAGTAGATGTAGAATTACTAATAGACGGCCCGGAAGAAATAGTgacagcagtagcagaaagagcatgaCACGGCCACGGCTACGACCACAACCACCACGTCCATGGCCGAAAGAAGATGCAGaggcacgtgtacggcagtcctCAATACCATGACCAATCCGTCGATAATAAGCGCACTATTCTTTACATTGAACGACAACATGACCTaccttgttgcagccgcgacaagtcaaaggagtAGAATCACgcgttggtgtagtggtggacacagcaagcaccatatcagatgatcccaaagttaaggaaggaagagagaactttcagtcgttgttcctcagccaataaattattaataaccgaattcaatgaaggagtagggctacggttcaagagagcagcccgacaatgctcaaattcggacacagcttcataagaaactgttgaacttgcgcactctcgcgcatagtttggaatatcttaaagtcatgagaaaatgttggatccatcatagtcatctcagtccaaattgtgacaattttggagtaaaatgattgaatattgtcgtcaccctgagtaaggttaatgaGATCCCATTCTAGGcggtataaccgggccgcattactctgttgataaattgtctggagatgctcccacattgccttagcagtgtgatgaggtgtgaggccaacagcaatgcaCCAATCGACAGAATCaaaaattcaggtaataattcgttcattgttcatttcccaatcagctaatttTTCGGCATCTGTAGAAGTGGGGATAGTAAcaaatccatcaattagtccccacaaaccacgacccttgaggaagttctgaaaatggatgaccCATAGAGAAtaattggtaccatcaaaactataacATGGGGCCTCTGTAGGTGACAggttcttgtccattgatctaAAATAATGTAAAACACGCAAGGAGTTACAGTAGAAGAAGGTCGTAGAAGTACCGTACAACAGGAGATACCCAAGGCGGAATAGCAACAGGAATAGGAGCTCTGGATCTGGAAAAGAGAGATCGGAAGCAATCAACAATAGAGGCAACAGGGGCGCTGGATCTTGATCTGAAAAATCGAGCACTGAcgctggatctggatctggatctggaaaatTGAGCAGGGGTGCTGGATCTAGATTTGGAAAATTAGAAAATCGAGTACGGGCGCTGGATCTTAATCTGGAGTAGGAAAATTGAGCAGGGGCGCTGGATCTGGAGCAGGAAAATCAAGCAGGGGCGCTGGATCTGGAGCAGAAAAATCGAGCAGGGGtgttggatctggatctggaataTTGAAAAATCAAGCAGGGGGTGGCTGGACGACGCAAAATCGAGCAGGGGGTGGCCGGACGCAGCAGGGATGGGGCCGGACGCGGCAGGGATGGTGGTCGGACCAGCAGGGATGGGGCCGAACGCAGCAAAGATGATGACCGGACCCAAggatggtcggatctgacaggtggtggTGCCAGTGACAATGGGGTGGTCGGATTTGGATCATTAggtctctgataccatgtaaactgtGAAGTCAAAATGTTTtcttctgtatttgagacaacccaatgtggttgaatatatagagattgcaaccatctatacaaggaaaacaataaactcagaatcctctacctatgaaaataaactatacaaggtatactagttatacaaggtatgtgagctgtctaacaaTATTAACATGAGACATAGGTTCTTTATTCTATACTGATTTTATAGATTTGAAGAGGTAATAGTTGTACGTAGAGTTCCGTAGCCTTAGTGAGGTAGAATAGTAGCTATCCGATTTGTGGCGAGGTAGAAAGTAGACAGAGATAGGCCTCATTCAAAAGGACAACTGTGTTACTTGAATGGATATGGATCTTCAATGGGTGTGATTTGCGTACATGGGCATGCACTGCTCGCagtcccaccaaatggatggcccTGATTGAAAAACCATAAGCTTGTCATCCATGTATGTAGAGTCTGATTTGTGGGCATCATTGTGAATGGAtcataacccaaaaatcacaatgacCGGCCACAAGGGACAAGTAACAAAAGGTGTCACGTGAGGGAGGGGAGAGGCAAAAGTCAATTTCACGGAAGTAGTTGTTTGAGGGTCATGTAAGGCGTGTAAGGCTGGCCGTTAATCGTGTTGTTGTGCAGTGTGTTGTGTTATGGACTGTGCTTGGCCAACTTAATCGGCTGTGCTTAAAGCTAGACATCCAGTCGAGTCAGAATGAGTTAGGGTTGACTCTACTCGTtctgattttgaaataggcctgacccgaactcgataccgagtccagcatgcctaactcgATTTGAGTCCGGTCTGGCCTGATCCGGACCGACTCCGATCCGGTCAGAAGtatcgagtcaggtcgagttggcatcgagttggattgagagatgagggagggagagaccgagagattggagaggagaaaaaggaggaggagggtgatagtggtgggtggttgccgggtttggaagatgaggatgatgagggggagagagagagagagagaggtcgggcTTGGAAGATAAGGAGGATGATAGAGGGatagagagattttgggatcggaTCAGGGGTAGGATGCGCTggatagggttagagagtcggatttcggatcgagtcggatataacgagatcgagtttcgggttgagttgaatcgagttactaggtaactggagctcgactcggtttgagttcggattgtgCGAATCCTACTCGGTTTGGACTGACTCACCTATTCGGTTCGAGTCGAGACGGATATGAACGAGTCAAGTTGGCTGGATCAAGCCATCCTGTGCCCACCTGTAGCTGTGCTTAGTACGGTGCCCCAGGCCATGATATTGAAGCCCAGCACGTCGTGGTGTGGTAGGacactgtgggcccactgtgatgcatgtgtttttatcTATTCGGTCCATCCGTTTCAGCAGCTCGATGTAGAGCATGATCCATATCGAAGCgcttccaaagctcaagtagggaTAATGACAGTTGAAACCTTAAAggcccgcagtgatgtttatctgtcatccaacctgttcataacgtcGGGTAGACGTGTTGAAGGctcagcttgatcgaaagcttcgGAGGCCTCAAGAAGATTTCAacttcaatcatcactgtttcctgtggtgtggtccacttgagttttggatatgcttcaattttggacttgtGCACTAATatgatctgggaaaatggatggacggcgtggataaaacacatacatcatggcgggctccAGAGAGTCCTGCCATCAGCAGGTCCGTCCTTCCGGTGGTGGCAACgtgtcaccacgcaatccgcttacgTCGTGGACGGCGCAATTTAGCCGTTTACAATATAATAATGCTAACATAAGCGGCAGTGCGACGTAAACCTCTCTCCCCCCTTGGGAGTCCCGCAGGGACTCATCACCATGATCTCAGCTCTAAGAAGGATTCCAAAGCCGCTCCTTTGGTAAATCCTCCCTCGAAAAAGCTCATGGATTCAAGCTGCGGAATCCGACGGCTGCAAAACCTAGCTCAACAGCTCCGTTCCTACAAACCTCCCCTTCCACAAGACAACGAcaccaaagaagaagaagtaaagaaGGGAGCAGAAAACCTGGGTTTTTCAGAACCTACGGACTTGTTTCGTCGTCGCCTATCGAATTTCGGATCGAAAAGAGCTGCTGTTCTAGTCTGTCTATTCGAGGGCGACGCCGGCGATCTGCGCGTCATCCTCACCAAGCGCGCTCCGAAGCTCTCTAGTCATGCAGGTTTCTGTCATTAGGATGCGTTTGGATACACTATCGATTTGAATTGCAATTTGCTTCTTTTCTCCGAATAAACCGAAACCTCGCAGTTCAATTTGCATGTGCATCCAAACGAAGAGAACAAGAATATAGGAATTGTAAGATCCTCGATCCGAGTCATCGCAAACTACACTCGGGTCTTCAGCTCCGACAAGTAGGGCCCATTTTtggttaatccagaccattggtatcTTTCCTCTCATGGCAGGTGGACCATGTGCGTTGACCTTCCAGATTGTAAGATCTCAGCTGCTGATTTTGAGATTCTTTTTTCAGTTGAACGTGGACAATTTCTGCGTTCTACTTCTCCATCCGTTCGTAGGCTAATGAGataaaaggttaggattgtcctatcGAGAATATTTTGGGGCCCCACAAGAGTTcaatttctgtgggtcccacttgtcagaactgCAGAGCCTCGGTTGAGGATTGTGTTCATGCCTCGTCCAGGAATTGGTTTGTGGATTCTGTTTTGGCGCGTTTGGTTTTACtaaacatcatgaaatttcattatacgCACCAGCCAAATAAGAAAATGCTTGGATTGTAATGGTTTgtgttttgtttctttttcttttttggcatGATCTCTGATGCATCTCAGGGGAAGTGTCGTTGCCGGGAGGGAAGGTGGACAAAAGCGATGCCGACGAATGCGAGACAGCGTTGAGAGAGGCGAAGGAAGAGATTGGATTGGATCCGTTGACTGTCAAGGTCGTCACCGTTCTTGAACCGTTCTTTACCATGGTAAGATTGAACTGATGGAACCAGAAGCTTTGATTAACAGATTCTGATCAACATTTTGACAGATGAGATTAGATTTTATTCAGTAAGCCATCTACCTGACGGATCATACCAGTTTATCTTTAACTTCTTAACGAAGGATTGTATCCAATCGTGCAGATCATcaccatccaatttattcaataAACCTATAAACGTTTAATCTATTAGTTCAGAATGGGAAATGAACTGAGAAGTCTACAAAGCAGCTAACCTTTGAATTTGATTTGATTCAGTGACAGACGTCTTGGAGAAACCAAACATGAATTTCTTACATTCAAATCCTTTCAATAAAACATGCAacagcaagaagaagaagaagagagaagatatACTAGATGCCTAAATCTCATCTGGATGTAAATTACATGCGAAATTGCAAAGGACCGTCTTATGCATCCATATggaaatcaaataaactaaacaGTATACTTGGCTGGGATGCCTTAGTCTTCTGAACCTTACACCTTAGAGAAGCACTAGGATGGGAATGGAAGTTTCTTTTGTATGTATGCTTTGGCACTCAATCATGTTTATATAGTTTAAAGGGTTAAGTAGTTTGGAACCCATCAAAACCCCTCTAGTTGAACTGGAATATGATAATCCTAATTCAACTAGAACAGTGTGTGTAACAAAGTTGTAGCACACTACCCCTCGCACGATTTTTAGATTTATCACAAgtgagtggggtccactaataTTCCCGatcacaccatccaacccttaggacaatccaaaccattgatcaataaggcctaccttatagaattcttacactgGAGTTATCTGCTGTATGAAGGACAGCTCTAAAGAATGCCCAGATGGATGAATGATGTCCCAATTTAAAATCCAACGGTCGTGGATAGATGCCACCTAATCCTAGGCAAATTAAGCTTATAAACCATCAGCAGCTACGGTTTCACTTGAATGTGTTAAAGAGCCGATGAGCTGctgtttcttattcttctttgttTTTAATTTTGATTTCTGATTTTAGCAACTGGGTGTGTGATTCCTACCTGCTCTGCAGCAATTCACAAGAGTCATTCCTGTAGTCGGCATGCTTTTTAATAAACGAGCATTCGAGCCGGTCATAAATTCCACTGAGGTGGAAGCTGTATTCGACGTGCCCTTGGAGATGTTTCTCAAGGTCTTTTCTAGCTTGGATTTCTTCCTTATTCAGCTTCTATTCTCTTTCTTTTCAGAATTCAGATATATTTCTTCAACCATTCTTTTCATGGTGGATGTAGGATGAGAATCATTGGACAGAGGAGGTGAAATGGATGGGCGTCGTCTACCATCTTCCTTACTTTCGTTTTCAAGCAGAAAATAAGAAATACGTGATATGGGGTTTAACAGCCGGAATCTTGACCCGTGTTGCATCGGTGGTATACCAGCGGCCGCCGCCTTTCGATGAGCAGAGGTCAGGTTTCAAGATTCGTAACTTGTAGTAATGAAGGGAGAATCTGTTGCAGCGAACTCAACTACTGTTTGAGTGCCATCTTCAAAGCATCTCAATGTGAAATTTAATTGCTTGTTCTAATACTGTGAAAATTCATGCACCATATCTAATGTAATGGGGAAAAAAATCAACttatggcctgtttgggag is drawn from Magnolia sinica isolate HGM2019 chromosome 5, MsV1, whole genome shotgun sequence and contains these coding sequences:
- the LOC131245328 gene encoding nudix hydrolase 15, mitochondrial-like isoform X1; the protein is MDSSCGIRRLQNLAQQLRSYKPPLPQDNDTKEEEVKKGAENLGFSEPTDLFRRRLSNFGSKRAAVLVCLFEGDAGDLRVILTKRAPKLSSHAGEVSLPGGKVDKSDADECETALREAKEEIGLDPLTVKVVTVLEPFFTMQFTRVIPVVGMLFNKRAFEPVINSTEVEAVFDVPLEMFLKDENHWTEEVKWMGVVYHLPYFRFQAENKKYVIWGLTAGILTRVASVVYQRPPPFDEQRSGFKIRNL
- the LOC131245328 gene encoding nudix hydrolase 15, mitochondrial-like isoform X2, giving the protein MDSSCGIRRLQNLAQQLRSYKPPLPQDNDTKEEEVKKGAENLGFSEPTDLFRRRLSNFGSKRAAVLVCLFEGDAGDLRVILTKRAPKLSSHAGEVSLPGGKVDKSDADECETALREAKEEIGLDPLTVKVVTVLEPFFTMDENHWTEEVKWMGVVYHLPYFRFQAENKKYVIWGLTAGILTRVASVVYQRPPPFDEQRSGFKIRNL